The following proteins are encoded in a genomic region of Chloroflexota bacterium:
- a CDS encoding thiolase has product MRRGGRPQQHPHPQKVNAMDKQLTQADLGLKTDFPSSIPLPDDDTAPFWEGCKRHEFLIQQCGKCHVFRYPVRPMCPDCGSGEFTWVKSKGTGKIYSYAIPNHPSGNKALQTLVPYNFVLVEMSEGVRVVSNLLDVPTKEIKIGMPVHVVFTEVKPGVVLPHFRRA; this is encoded by the coding sequence ATGCGGCGCGGCGGACGACCCCAGCAGCACCCTCATCCTCAGAAGGTGAACGCCATGGACAAACAGCTGACACAAGCCGACCTGGGCCTGAAAACCGATTTCCCGTCCTCCATACCCCTGCCTGACGACGACACCGCACCGTTCTGGGAAGGCTGCAAGCGGCATGAGTTTCTGATCCAGCAGTGCGGCAAGTGCCACGTCTTTCGCTATCCGGTCCGGCCCATGTGCCCGGACTGCGGCTCCGGCGAGTTCACGTGGGTGAAGTCCAAGGGGACGGGAAAGATCTATAGCTACGCCATTCCCAACCACCCGAGCGGCAATAAGGCCTTGCAAACGCTGGTGCCCTACAACTTCGTGCTCGTGGAGATGTCTGAGGGCGTCCGGGTCGTCAGCAACCTATTAGACGTGCCGACGAAGGAGATAAAGATCGGCATGCCGGTCCATGTCGTCTTCACGGAAGTCAAGCCCGGCGTCGTGCTCCCGCATTTCCGACGGGCCTAA
- a CDS encoding VWA domain-containing protein, which yields MSFIWANLLWLLFLVPALVGLYVWLQRRRRKFAVRYASLSLVKDALGRGPGIRRHIPPTLFLLGIAVMIVAIARPQGELKLPSREGTIILAIDVSGSMRAEDVQPSRLDAAKTAALSLVDTQPKNVRIGVVSFSDGAFIVQPPTVDKIAVTSAIAQLLPQRGTAIGSGLLMSINAAFNIPPPQPQFGFRDPRALPTPTPTALPPVPPGSTESVIVVLLTDGQNTVGPRPIDVAPQAANRGLRVYTIGLGTPGGAILNVGGRSARVQLDEETLKQVAAATGGQYFNATSATDLQEIYKNLSTRLVFKSAQTEITFIFTAAAVALMVIAAALSLFWFSRVL from the coding sequence GTGAGCTTCATCTGGGCTAACCTGCTCTGGCTCCTCTTCCTTGTCCCGGCGCTCGTCGGCCTATACGTCTGGCTCCAGCGCCGCCGCAGGAAGTTCGCCGTGCGCTACGCCAGCCTCTCACTCGTGAAGGATGCGCTGGGCCGTGGCCCCGGCATCAGGCGCCACATCCCGCCTACCCTCTTCCTGCTCGGCATCGCCGTCATGATTGTCGCCATCGCGCGCCCTCAGGGGGAGCTCAAGCTCCCATCGCGCGAAGGCACCATCATCCTTGCGATAGATGTCTCCGGCAGCATGCGCGCCGAGGACGTTCAGCCCAGCCGCCTCGATGCGGCGAAAACGGCTGCTCTCAGCCTGGTGGACACCCAGCCCAAGAACGTCCGCATCGGCGTCGTCTCCTTCAGCGATGGCGCCTTCATCGTCCAGCCGCCTACCGTGGACAAGATCGCCGTTACAAGCGCCATCGCCCAACTCCTGCCCCAACGCGGCACCGCCATCGGCAGCGGCCTCCTCATGTCCATCAACGCCGCCTTCAACATCCCGCCGCCTCAGCCCCAGTTCGGCTTCCGCGACCCTCGCGCGCTTCCCACGCCGACCCCCACGGCTCTGCCGCCCGTCCCTCCCGGCTCCACGGAATCGGTCATCGTTGTCCTCCTCACCGATGGCCAGAACACCGTCGGCCCCCGTCCGATAGATGTCGCCCCGCAGGCCGCCAATCGGGGACTGCGCGTCTACACCATCGGCCTCGGCACCCCAGGCGGGGCCATCCTCAATGTGGGAGGCCGCTCCGCCCGCGTTCAGCTGGACGAAGAGACGCTGAAACAGGTCGCCGCGGCAACCGGCGGGCAATACTTCAACGCCACTAGCGCCACCGACCTGCAGGAGATCTACAAGAACCTGAGCACCCGGCTCGTCTTCAAGAGCGCGCAGACGGAGATCACCTTCATCTTCACCGCAGCCGCCGTCGCACTCATGGTCATCGCTGCGGCCCTCTCCCTCTTCTGGTTCAGCCGCGTCTTGTAG
- a CDS encoding lipid-transfer protein — MPSQSSRPLRDTTAVVGIGATEFSKAAGRSELRLAAEAIHAAIADAGLGANELDGLVCFDSDVASPIPLVNALALPNIRYWATTSYGGGGACATALLGMMAVATGQANYVACYRSLRTASGRRFGSWSGKEGSAGLEQFFAPFGIVTPVHRRALAVTRYMHDFNIRPEQFGAVAVACRKHANRNPKAVMHNRTLTMEEHLGSRMICEPLRLFDCCLETDGAVAFIVTTAERAKDLKQRPAYILAAAQGAGRQPVWPPPTAIHRTPMTTTHEAAASAKNLYAIAGVEPKDIDCAQLYDHFTPLVLMALEAYGFCGVGEGGAFAEGGRIELGGQLPINTAGGNLSEGYIHGVQLIPEAVRQIRGTSTAQVKDAELTLVCGAADDPSSTLILRR; from the coding sequence ATGCCTTCACAATCATCACGCCCCCTTCGCGATACGACAGCCGTCGTCGGCATCGGCGCAACCGAGTTCTCCAAAGCTGCAGGCAGGAGCGAGCTTCGATTAGCCGCCGAAGCGATACATGCCGCCATTGCGGACGCGGGACTGGGCGCCAACGAGCTTGACGGCCTCGTCTGCTTCGACTCTGATGTTGCCTCCCCTATCCCACTCGTCAACGCCCTGGCCCTTCCGAACATCAGGTACTGGGCGACCACAAGCTATGGCGGAGGAGGCGCCTGCGCAACTGCGCTCCTCGGCATGATGGCCGTAGCCACCGGCCAAGCGAACTACGTGGCATGCTACCGCTCCCTGCGAACGGCGTCAGGGCGGCGGTTCGGCTCCTGGTCGGGCAAGGAAGGCTCAGCCGGTTTGGAGCAGTTCTTTGCCCCGTTCGGCATCGTGACCCCGGTCCACCGGCGCGCCCTTGCGGTGACGCGCTACATGCACGATTTCAATATCAGGCCGGAACAGTTCGGCGCAGTCGCCGTGGCCTGCAGGAAGCATGCCAATCGCAATCCCAAGGCCGTGATGCACAACCGCACCTTGACCATGGAAGAGCACCTCGGCTCCCGCATGATCTGCGAACCCCTCCGCCTCTTCGATTGCTGCCTCGAGACGGACGGTGCAGTAGCCTTCATCGTCACCACCGCTGAACGGGCTAAGGACCTGAAACAGCGGCCTGCCTATATCCTCGCCGCCGCCCAGGGCGCAGGCAGACAGCCAGTGTGGCCGCCGCCCACCGCGATCCATCGCACGCCCATGACCACGACCCATGAAGCGGCGGCAAGCGCGAAGAATCTCTACGCCATCGCCGGCGTTGAGCCCAAGGATATAGACTGCGCGCAGCTTTATGATCACTTCACGCCGCTCGTCCTCATGGCCCTGGAGGCCTACGGCTTCTGCGGCGTGGGAGAGGGAGGCGCCTTCGCAGAGGGCGGCCGCATCGAGCTCGGTGGACAGCTGCCGATCAACACCGCCGGCGGCAACCTCTCGGAGGGCTATATCCACGGCGTGCAGCTGATCCCGGAGGCGGTTCGCCAGATACGCGGGACCTCAACGGCCCAGGTGAAAGACGCCGAGCTGACGCTCGTATGCGGCGCGGCGGACGACCCCAGCAGCACCCTCATCCTCAGAAGGTGA